From a region of the Helianthus annuus cultivar XRQ/B chromosome 5, HanXRQr2.0-SUNRISE, whole genome shotgun sequence genome:
- the LOC110941541 gene encoding histone H1, with amino-acid sequence MATEEPIVPTEVTEPVVAPADVTPEEKPEVKAEEKPKKVKKAAKGKPRSPSLHPPYFEMIKEAIVTLKERTGSSQYAITKFIEEKQKNLPANFKKVLFTQLKKFVAAGKLVKVKASYKLPASTVPAKKPAAKAKTVAKPKTAKKKAPAKKAAVAKPKPAPKAKAAAKPKPKTVAKAKPAAKAKPAAKPKAVAKPAAKAKSVTKPAAKPKAAAKPSKVARTSTRSTPSKKAAAAPKPAAKKAPVKKTVKSLKPKAAIAKKAAVKTGKK; translated from the exons ATGGCGACTGAAGAGCCTATTGTGCCGACGGAGGTTACTGAGCCGGTTGTCGCTCCTGCTGATGTCACGCCGGAGGAAAAACCTGAAGTTAAAGCTGAAGAGAAGCCGAAGAAGGTGAAGAAAGCGGCCAAAGGAAAGCCTAGAAGTCCGTCGTTGCATCCTCCTTACTTTGAG ATGATTAAGGAGGCGATTGTTACATTGAAGGAGAGAACCGGATCTAGCCAGTACGCGATCACGAAGTTCATCGAAGAGAAGCAGAAGAATCTTCCGGCGAATTTCAAGAAGGTTTTGTTTACTCAGTTGAAGAAATTCGTTGCTGCCGGTAAgctagtcaaagtcaaagccTCTTACAAGCTTCCGGCATCAACTGTTCCGGCGAAGAAGCCAGCTGCTAAAGCGAAAACTGTTGCCAAGCCTAAGACGGCTAAGAAGAAAGCGCCTGCAAAGAAGGCAGCTGTTGCCAAGCCTAAGCCGGCTCCGAAAGCTAAAGCCGCAGCTAAGCCGAAGCCGAAGACTGTTGCCAAGGCTAAGCCTGCTGCGAAAGCCAAACCTGCAGCTAAGCCGAAAGCTGTAGCCAAGCCTGCTGCAAAAGCTAAATCTGTAACAAAGCCGGCTGCTAAGCCGAAGGCTGCTGCTAAGCCGTCGAAAGTTGCTAGGACTTCCACGAGATCTACTCCAAGTAAAAAGGCAGCTGCGGCTCCAAAGCCGGCTGCTAAGAAGGCGCCTGTGAAGAAGACTGTGAAAAGCTTGAAGCCGAAAGCAGCTATAGCGAAGAAAGCCGCTGTGAAGACGGGGAAGAAATGA